One window of the Nicotiana tabacum cultivar K326 chromosome 4, ASM71507v2, whole genome shotgun sequence genome contains the following:
- the LOC107809383 gene encoding protein NRT1/ PTR FAMILY 5.1: MEANIDYTQDGTVDLRGQPVLAEKTGKWKACSFLVGYEAFERMAFYGIASNLVVYLTTQLHEDTVSSVRNVNNWSGSVWITPLLGAYVADTYLGRFWTFTISSLIYVMGMVLLTMAVSIKFLKPSCENGVCNKATTSQIAFFYASLYIIAIGAGGTKPNISTFGADQFDDFNPQEKKLKVSFFNWWMFSTFAGALLATVGLVYIQENLSWGLGYGIPTVGLIFSLVIFYIGTPNYRHKVRKSQYPARDLFRVPIVAFANRKIDLPNDPSELHEFDMQYYFSTRKRQVHHTPVFRFLDKAAIKRDTSTGSRPPCTVTQVEGAKLIMGMAMIWLVTLIPSTIWAQINTLFVKQGTTLDRHLGSRFQIPAASLGSFVTLTMLLSVPMYDRYFVPFMRKKTGNPRGITLLQRLGTGFLIQIVAIAIACAMEVRRMQVIKMHHIYGPKEIVPMTIFCLLPQYVLLGVADVFNAIGLLEFFYDQSPEDMQSLGTTFFTSGIGLGNFLNSFLVTIVDKITGSNGGNSWIGNNMNDSHLDYYYGFLLVMSTLNLGAFLWASNRYIYKRESTEMKDEFVELEGKAIDLLP; encoded by the exons ATGGAAGCTAATATTGATTACACACAAGATGGCACGGTTGATCTtcgaggtcaacctgttcttgcTGAGAAAACTGGCAAATGGAAAGCTTGTTCTTTCCTTGTTG GGTATGAAGCATTTGAGAGGATGGCTTTCTATGGAATAGCTTCAAATTTAGTGGTGTACTTAACAACCCAACTACATGAAGACACAGTTTCATCAGTTAGGAATGTGAATAACTGGTCTGGATCAGTTTGGATTACACCTCTTCTTGGAGCCTATGTTGCTGACACTTACTTGGGTCGTTTCTGGACTTTCACTATCTCTTCACTTATTTACGTCATG GGAATGGTGCTTTTGACAATGGCCGTGTCAATTAAATTCTTGAAACCGAGCTGTGAAAATGGAGTATGCAACAAGGCTACTACATCTCAAATCGCCTTCTTCTACGCATCTCTTTACATAATAGCCATTGGAGCAGGTGGAACAAAGCCTAATATATCCACATTTGGTGCTGACCAATTCGACGACTTTAATCCACAAGAAAAAAAGCTAAAAGTTTCCTTTTTCAATTGGTGGATGTTCAGTACCTTTGCTGGTGCTTTACTTGCTACAGTTGGCCTTGTTTACATCCAAGAAAACTTGAGCTGGGGATTAGGATATGGCATTCCAACTGTTGGTCTGATATTTTCTCTAGTTATTTTTTACATTGGAACCCCAAATTACAGGCACAAAGTTAGAAAGTCCCAGTATCCTGCTCGGGACCTATTTCGTGTTCCTATCGTTGCATTTGCCAACAGGAAAATTGACCTCCCTAATGACCCGTCTGAGCTTCATGAATTTGACATGCAATACTATTTCAGTACTCGAAAACGCCAAGTCCATCACACTCCAGTATTCAG GTTCTTGGACAAGGCTGCAATCAAACGAGACACTTCAACAGGTTCAAGACCACCATGCACGGTGACTCAGGTCGAAGGAGCCAAGCTAATTATGGGAATGGCCATGATATGGCTAGTAACCCTAATCCCTAGCACCATTTGGGCACAAATAAACACTCTTTTTGTCAAACAAGGCACCACCTTGGACAGGCACTTGGGTTCAAGATTCCAGATTCCCGCAGCATCATTGGGAAGCTTTGTGACTCTCACTATGTTATTGTCCGTGCCCATGTATGACCGATATTTCGTGCCTTTTATGCGCAAGAAAACAGGAAATCCTAGGGGAATCACATTACTCCAGAGGCTAGGAACAGGTTTCCTTATCCAAATTGTAGCCATCGCAATTGCTTGTGCTATGGAAGTGAGAAGAATGCAAGTCATAAAAATGCATCACATCTACGGACCTAAAGAAATAGTCCCTATGACAATATTCTGTTTATTGCCTCAGTATGTGCTATTGGGCGTGGCCGATGTGTTTAATGCCATAGGATTGCTGGAGTTTTTCTATGATCAATCTCCAGAAGATATGCAAAGCCTTGGTACAACGTTTTTCACAAGTGGCATTGGCCTTGGAAATTTCTTGAATAGCTTTTTGGTGACGATTGTGGATAAAATTACTGGGAGTAATGGAGGGAATAGTTGGATTGGAAACAATATGAATGACTCGCACTTGGATTATTACTATGGTTTCCTCTTGGTCATGTCTACCTTAAATTTGGGAGCATTTTTGTGGGCATCAAATAGGTATATCTATAAAAGGGAATCCACAGAAATGAAGGACGAATTTGTAGAGTTGGAAGGCAAAGCCATAGACCTTCTTCCTTAG